The proteins below are encoded in one region of Alistipes indistinctus YIT 12060:
- a CDS encoding NfeD family protein translates to MWLILILVLIGVLLLVAELVLLPGISVAGIGSLLAFGAAIFYAFIQYGVLIGLVTLTAAVLLSVLAVFISLRANTWQRLSLKATIDSTSTPTPQQNNILVGQTGTTLTRLAPMGKVRVGEVTAEAKTIDGYINPRQSVEVIGFENTVVIVRAVHHKQQESINQI, encoded by the coding sequence ATGTGGCTGATCCTGATTCTTGTTTTGATTGGCGTGCTGCTGTTGGTGGCCGAACTGGTGCTGTTGCCCGGTATCAGCGTAGCAGGGATCGGATCGTTGCTCGCATTCGGAGCTGCGATTTTCTATGCTTTCATTCAGTACGGGGTATTGATCGGTCTGGTGACGCTGACCGCAGCCGTATTGCTTTCGGTACTGGCAGTTTTTATTTCGCTGCGGGCGAATACCTGGCAACGCCTGTCGCTGAAAGCCACGATCGATTCCACGTCTACCCCCACCCCCCAGCAAAATAATATCCTGGTCGGCCAGACCGGTACCACGCTGACGCGCCTGGCACCGATGGGCAAAGTGCGTGTAGGAGAGGTCACGGCGGAGGCTAAAACGATCGATGGCTATATCAATCCCCGCCAAAGCGTGGAAGTGATCGGTTTCGAGAATACGGTCGTGATCGTCAGGGCTGTGCATCACAAACAGCAAGAATCTATCAACCAAATTTAA
- the floA gene encoding flotillin-like protein FloA (flotillin-like protein involved in membrane lipid rafts): MSGGIGLLIIIAFVALILLWFVFYFIPIGLWFSALVSGVRISLLQLVLMRFRKVPPSVIVNQLIAGTKAGLHLQANDLEAHFLAGGNVPNVVTALISAQKANIALDFKMAAAIDLAGRNVAEAVQMSVNPKVINTPPVAAVAKDGIQLIAKARVTVRANIKQLVGGAGEDTVLARVGEGIVSSIGSSASHKTVLENPDFISRVVLEKGLDAGTAFEILSIDIADIDVGKNIGAVLQMDQANADKNIAQAKAEEKRAMAVAMEQEMKAKAQEARAKVILAEAEIPMAIAEAFRSGNLGIMDYYKLQNIQADTRMREGIVKTDKK, translated from the coding sequence ATGAGCGGAGGTATCGGTTTATTGATCATTATCGCGTTTGTCGCGCTGATCTTATTGTGGTTTGTTTTCTATTTCATTCCTATCGGGCTGTGGTTCTCTGCATTGGTGTCCGGCGTACGGATCAGCCTGTTGCAACTGGTGCTGATGCGTTTCCGCAAGGTGCCTCCTTCGGTGATCGTGAATCAGTTGATCGCCGGGACGAAGGCCGGTTTGCATTTGCAGGCCAATGATCTCGAAGCCCACTTTCTCGCGGGCGGGAATGTGCCGAATGTGGTAACCGCGTTGATTTCGGCGCAGAAAGCCAATATCGCACTCGATTTCAAGATGGCTGCCGCTATCGATCTGGCCGGTCGTAATGTGGCCGAGGCTGTTCAAATGTCCGTTAATCCGAAAGTGATCAATACTCCCCCCGTGGCAGCCGTTGCCAAGGACGGGATTCAGCTTATTGCCAAGGCGCGTGTGACTGTGCGGGCCAATATCAAACAACTGGTCGGCGGAGCCGGTGAAGATACCGTGCTGGCACGCGTCGGCGAAGGTATCGTTTCGTCGATCGGTTCGTCCGCTTCGCACAAAACCGTGTTGGAAAACCCTGATTTTATTTCACGTGTCGTGTTGGAAAAAGGACTCGACGCGGGAACGGCGTTTGAAATCCTGTCGATCGACATCGCCGATATCGACGTAGGCAAGAATATCGGTGCCGTGTTGCAGATGGATCAGGCCAATGCCGACAAGAATATCGCGCAGGCCAAAGCCGAAGAGAAACGGGCGATGGCCGTAGCGATGGAGCAGGAGATGAAAGCGAAAGCCCAGGAGGCGCGTGCCAAGGTGATTCTGGCCGAAGCCGAGATTCCGATGGCTATTGCCGAAGCGTTCCGTTCGGGAAACCTCGGGATTATGGACTATTACAAATTGCAGAATATCCAGGCCGATACCCGTATGCGCGAAGGGATTGTCAAGACGGATAAAAAATAG